In one Streptosporangiales bacterium genomic region, the following are encoded:
- a CDS encoding ferritin-like domain-containing protein gives MPFDTEDYAKNSKPVKYDDLDFDAFDRQPLSPETLRAVQYMCDVEYHTVCYLRDMLVTPSNREPDVTTFMTMWNMEEFWHGAALAEVLKRHGVPADYGHIRFVRKRVGWKDKLDPIKHTLLANFTGQDYVAVHMAWGAVNEWSAIAAYTRLAEVANHSVLTQLLRRIAKQETRHVAFYATQARKKLALGSRAQRLARFALDKFWGPVGSGLMPESEVRHVLRYVMNGEAGYVAARKIDESIQRLPGLTGLQIVERSLLNRGVSVG, from the coding sequence ATGCCCTTCGACACCGAGGACTACGCGAAGAACTCGAAGCCCGTCAAATACGACGATCTCGACTTCGACGCGTTCGACCGGCAGCCGCTGTCGCCGGAGACCCTGCGTGCCGTTCAGTACATGTGCGACGTCGAGTACCACACCGTCTGCTACCTGCGTGACATGCTCGTCACGCCGTCCAACCGCGAGCCGGATGTCACCACCTTCATGACGATGTGGAACATGGAGGAGTTCTGGCACGGGGCCGCCCTCGCGGAGGTCCTGAAGCGGCACGGGGTCCCGGCCGACTACGGCCACATCAGGTTCGTCCGCAAGCGGGTCGGCTGGAAGGACAAGCTCGACCCGATCAAGCACACGCTGCTGGCCAACTTCACCGGGCAGGACTACGTCGCCGTGCACATGGCGTGGGGTGCGGTGAACGAGTGGTCGGCCATCGCCGCGTACACCCGGCTGGCCGAGGTCGCCAACCACTCAGTTCTCACGCAACTGCTCAGGCGCATCGCGAAGCAGGAGACCAGGCACGTCGCGTTCTACGCCACGCAGGCGCGGAAGAAGCTCGCGCTCGGCAGCAGGGCGCAGCGGCTGGCCAGGTTCGCGCTGGACAAGTTCTGGGGTCCGGTCGGCTCCGGGCTGATGCCGGAGTCCGAGGTGCGGCACGTGCTGCGGTACGTGATGAACGGCGAGGCGGGTTACGTCGCGGCGCGCAAGATCGACGAGAGCATCCAGCGGCTGCCCGGCCTCACCGGCCTGCAGATCGTCGAGCGGTCGCTGCTCAACCGCGGTGTCTCCGTCGGCTGA
- a CDS encoding MarR family transcriptional regulator: MQDEVDRLVEAWRRERPDLDVAPLEVLSRVSRLARHLDLARRKVLDGHDLEAWEFDVLTTLRRTGPPYELSPTALLKATLVTSGTMTNRIQRLAASGLVSRHPDPRDGRGARIRLTDRGRATADAVLADLLAEERELLASLSAEQRTVLAGLLRSLLLPFDN, translated from the coding sequence GTGCAGGACGAAGTGGATCGGCTGGTCGAGGCCTGGCGCAGGGAGCGCCCGGACCTCGACGTCGCGCCGCTCGAGGTGCTCAGCCGGGTGTCCAGGCTGGCCAGGCACCTGGACCTGGCCAGGCGCAAGGTGCTCGACGGGCACGACCTGGAGGCCTGGGAGTTCGACGTCCTCACCACGTTGCGCCGCACCGGCCCACCGTACGAGCTGAGCCCGACCGCGTTGCTGAAGGCCACCCTGGTGACCTCGGGCACCATGACCAACCGGATCCAGCGGCTGGCTGCCTCCGGGCTGGTCTCCCGGCACCCGGACCCGCGGGACGGTCGCGGCGCGCGGATCCGGCTCACCGACCGCGGCCGGGCGACCGCCGACGCCGTGCTCGCCGACCTGCTGGCCGAGGAGCGTGAGCTGCTCGCGTCGCTGTCGGCAGAGCAACGCACCGTGCTCGCCGGGCTGTTGCGCAGCCTGCTCCTCCCGTTCGACAACTAG
- a CDS encoding TetR family transcriptional regulator translates to MAPCEDGSVVVEQDANRPLRADAQRNRARVLETAEQVFVAEGLSVRVDEIARRAGVGVGTVYRHFPTKDALFEAIVTDRVQWLVDEARSLGAGDDPGGAFFRYLHDVVELAAVNKWIFDALTGTGRDARKLVELGGQFREALGELLARAQAAGAVRDDVSVTDLKGLLTGAQVAVRDGAVGGVVADVLCTGLRSPPG, encoded by the coding sequence ATGGCCCCATGCGAGGATGGCTCCGTGGTAGTCGAGCAGGACGCGAACCGGCCGCTGCGGGCCGACGCGCAGCGCAACCGGGCCAGGGTGCTCGAGACGGCCGAGCAGGTCTTCGTCGCGGAGGGGCTGTCGGTGCGCGTCGACGAGATCGCCAGGCGTGCCGGCGTGGGCGTCGGCACCGTCTACCGGCACTTCCCGACGAAGGACGCCCTGTTCGAGGCGATCGTGACCGACCGCGTGCAGTGGCTGGTCGACGAGGCCCGCTCGCTCGGCGCCGGCGACGACCCCGGCGGCGCGTTCTTCCGCTACCTGCACGACGTCGTCGAGCTCGCCGCGGTCAACAAGTGGATCTTCGACGCGCTCACCGGGACCGGCCGCGACGCCCGCAAGCTGGTCGAGCTCGGCGGGCAGTTCAGGGAGGCGCTGGGCGAGCTGCTCGCGCGTGCCCAGGCGGCCGGGGCCGTCCGCGACGACGTGTCGGTGACCGACCTGAAGGGACTGCTCACCGGTGCCCAGGTGGCGGTCAGGGACGGTGCCGTCGGCGGTGTGGTGGCGGACGTGCTGTGCACGGGACTGCGCTCCCCGCCGGGGTGA
- a CDS encoding 4-(cytidine 5'-diphospho)-2-C-methyl-D-erythritol kinase encodes MQDRERSRTSVTSVIVRTPAKVNLHLGVGSARSDGFHELVNVFQAVSLTDDLTARPADEPGVTLSVLGEHIRGVPTDRRNLAVRAVHALAKHAGVPADVSLQLRKQIPVAGGMAGGSADAAAALVACDALWGTRAARYDLHEVAASLGADVPFALVGGTAVGRGMGERLTPALVRGEFHWVFAVAGSGLSTVKVYGEWDRMVDGTAPVHPPEPEALMSALAAGDEVALGRALHNDLQPAAISLRPTLRRTLAAGKELGAIGALVSGSGPTCAFLAHSADHAVDLAVELASAGVCKVVRRARGPVPGARVVDAAAA; translated from the coding sequence ATGCAAGACCGTGAGAGGAGTCGGACGTCGGTGACATCGGTGATCGTGCGTACACCCGCCAAGGTGAACCTGCACCTCGGTGTCGGCAGTGCGCGCTCGGACGGCTTCCACGAGCTGGTGAACGTCTTCCAGGCGGTGTCGCTGACCGACGACCTGACGGCCCGTCCCGCGGACGAGCCCGGGGTCACGTTGAGCGTGCTGGGCGAACACATCCGCGGCGTGCCGACCGACAGGCGCAACCTCGCGGTGCGGGCCGTGCACGCGCTCGCGAAGCACGCGGGCGTACCGGCCGACGTTTCGCTGCAGCTACGTAAGCAGATCCCGGTCGCCGGCGGCATGGCCGGCGGCAGCGCGGACGCCGCGGCGGCGCTCGTCGCCTGCGACGCGCTGTGGGGCACCAGGGCGGCCAGGTACGACCTGCACGAGGTGGCCGCCTCGCTGGGTGCCGACGTGCCGTTCGCGCTGGTCGGCGGCACCGCGGTCGGCCGCGGGATGGGTGAGCGGCTGACGCCCGCGCTGGTACGCGGCGAGTTCCACTGGGTGTTCGCCGTCGCCGGCAGCGGGCTGTCCACCGTGAAGGTGTACGGCGAGTGGGACCGGATGGTGGACGGCACGGCGCCGGTGCACCCGCCGGAGCCCGAGGCGCTGATGTCCGCGCTGGCCGCCGGCGACGAGGTGGCGCTCGGCCGTGCGCTGCACAACGACCTGCAGCCCGCGGCGATCTCGCTGCGGCCTACCCTGCGCCGTACGCTCGCCGCGGGCAAGGAGCTCGGCGCGATCGGCGCGCTGGTCTCGGGTTCCGGCCCGACCTGCGCGTTCCTCGCGCACTCCGCCGACCACGCGGTCGACCTCGCCGTCGAGCTCGCGTCCGCTGGGGTCTGCAAGGTGGTCCGCCGGGCCCGCGGCCCGGTGCCAGGCGCCCGCGTCGTCGACGCCGCCGCGGCCTGA
- the rsmA gene encoding 16S rRNA (adenine(1518)-N(6)/adenine(1519)-N(6))-dimethyltransferase RsmA, translating to MTDASAGSGLLGPADVRLLAEQLGIRPTKTRGQNFMVDVGTVRRIVRTSGVTADDVVLEVGPGLGSLTLGLLPAARHVLAVEVDRSLAAALPRTVAAYAPAHAAGLTVVERDAMRVTPDDLAGWQPTALVANLPYNVAVPVLVHLLSTFPTLAGGLVLVQAEVAQRLAAGPGSRVYGVPSVKAAWFAHVRKAGAVNRGVFWPRPNVDSELVAFARREPPATSATRAQVFAAVDAAFGQRRKTLRVALADWAGGADRAESMLVAAGVDPRARGETLDVAAFARLAEQAARADPYDARP from the coding sequence GTGACTGACGCATCGGCCGGGTCCGGGTTACTGGGCCCGGCCGATGTGCGTCTGCTTGCCGAACAGCTCGGCATCCGGCCGACGAAGACCCGCGGCCAGAACTTCATGGTCGACGTCGGGACGGTGCGGCGGATCGTCCGTACGTCCGGCGTCACCGCCGACGACGTCGTGCTCGAGGTCGGCCCCGGCCTCGGCTCGCTGACCCTCGGCCTGCTCCCGGCGGCGCGGCACGTGCTCGCGGTGGAGGTCGACCGGTCGCTGGCCGCCGCCCTGCCGCGCACCGTCGCCGCGTACGCCCCCGCGCACGCGGCCGGGCTCACCGTGGTCGAGCGCGACGCCATGCGGGTGACGCCCGACGACCTGGCCGGGTGGCAGCCGACGGCGCTGGTGGCGAACCTGCCGTACAACGTCGCCGTGCCGGTGCTCGTCCACCTGCTGTCGACGTTCCCAACGCTTGCCGGCGGGCTGGTGCTGGTGCAGGCGGAGGTGGCGCAGCGGCTCGCCGCCGGCCCCGGCAGCCGGGTGTACGGCGTGCCGAGCGTGAAGGCCGCCTGGTTCGCGCACGTACGCAAGGCCGGCGCCGTCAACAGGGGCGTGTTCTGGCCGCGGCCGAACGTCGACTCCGAGCTCGTCGCGTTCGCTCGGCGGGAGCCGCCTGCGACGTCGGCGACCCGTGCTCAGGTGTTCGCGGCGGTCGACGCTGCGTTCGGGCAGCGCAGGAAGACGCTGCGGGTCGCGCTCGCCGACTGGGCCGGCGGTGCCGACCGCGCCGAGTCGATGCTCGTCGCTGCCGGTGTCGACCCGCGCGCCCGGGGTGAGACCCTCGACGTGGCCGCGTTCGCACGCCTCGCGGAGCAGGCCGCCAGGGCGGACCCTTACGATGCAAGACCGTGA
- a CDS encoding DUF348 domain-containing protein: MTGGGVAYAAMDNSVQLTVDGKTQTVHTFSDDVSSVLEKADVDTGKRDLVAPKLSSSIGDGDRIVVKHARKVTISVDGKEQKRWVTALSVSEALKQFGLRDKNMRVSADRSTRIPLSGMEIEVSLPKRVSVTADDETEKLLSFGTTVGDAVADAGVSTDSNDVVKPKQSKKLEEGEKIRVYRVSIKKTKKTVAIAPPVKKEKTDDLERGETKVEDPGKAGKKVVYYKTRIVDGKKGEPKKIREKVLKKPETKTVLVGTAAPSSGMDGTFWTLGGWDWKYLAECESGMNPDASNGTHFGLYQFSQSTWESVGGTGDPRDASPEEQTRRAYKLIESAGPSQWTCPTRRV, from the coding sequence ATGACCGGAGGTGGCGTCGCCTACGCGGCGATGGACAATTCAGTGCAGCTCACGGTCGATGGCAAGACGCAGACCGTGCACACCTTCTCCGACGACGTGTCGAGCGTGTTGGAGAAGGCCGACGTCGACACCGGCAAGCGTGACCTCGTCGCCCCGAAGTTGTCCTCGTCGATCGGTGATGGTGACCGGATCGTCGTGAAACACGCTCGCAAGGTCACGATCAGCGTCGACGGCAAAGAGCAGAAGCGTTGGGTCACCGCGTTGAGCGTGTCCGAGGCGCTGAAGCAGTTCGGCCTCCGTGACAAGAACATGCGAGTGTCCGCGGACCGGTCCACCCGGATCCCGCTGTCCGGCATGGAGATCGAGGTCAGCCTGCCCAAGCGCGTCAGCGTCACGGCCGACGACGAGACCGAGAAGTTGCTGTCCTTCGGTACGACGGTCGGCGACGCGGTCGCCGACGCCGGCGTGTCGACGGACTCCAACGACGTGGTCAAGCCGAAGCAGAGCAAGAAGCTCGAAGAAGGCGAGAAGATCCGCGTCTACCGGGTGAGTATCAAGAAGACCAAGAAGACGGTCGCGATCGCGCCGCCGGTCAAGAAGGAGAAGACCGACGACCTCGAGCGCGGCGAGACCAAGGTCGAGGACCCCGGCAAGGCGGGCAAGAAGGTCGTCTACTACAAGACCCGGATCGTCGACGGCAAGAAGGGCGAGCCGAAGAAGATCCGCGAGAAGGTGCTGAAGAAGCCGGAGACCAAGACCGTGCTCGTCGGCACCGCCGCGCCGAGCAGCGGCATGGACGGCACGTTCTGGACCCTCGGTGGCTGGGACTGGAAGTACCTGGCCGAGTGCGAGTCCGGCATGAACCCGGACGCGTCGAACGGCACGCACTTCGGTCTGTACCAGTTCAGCCAGTCCACCTGGGAGTCTGTGGGCGGTACCGGTGACCCGCGCGACGCGTCGCCGGAGGAGCAGACCAGGCGGGCTTACAAGCTGATCGAGAGCGCTGGGCCCAGCCAATGGACGTGTCCGACTAGACGCGTATAG
- a CDS encoding ATP-binding cassette domain-containing protein, with protein sequence MAAVAANLINLETVRKAYGERVLLDGVSLGVAAGERIGVVGPNGAGKTTLVSVLAGAEPPDTGRVTHVRGLRIGVLEQRDATPTGDVRTAVVGDAREHEWASDPRIRAILDGLGLANVGLDAPLAKLSGGERRRVALAAVLVRELDVVVLDEPTNHLDVEAVAWLAEHLRNRRSALVVVTHDRWFLDAVCQQTWEVADGRVHAYDGGYAAYVLARAERDRIAAATEERRRNLVRKELAWLRRGPQARTSKPKFRVEAANELIADEPPPRDSVELTKFASARLGKTVYELHDVTLCVGEEPTSTLVVDRLTWHVGPGDRIGLVGVNGAGKTSLLRLLAEQLGPTAGKLVVGRTVQRGYLSQDVEELAGDQRVVEAVERIRRVIQVGKRELTASQVCEMLGFRDGRQWTPVGELSGGERRRLQLVRLLMAEPNVLLLDEPTNDLDIDTLTAVEDLLDGWPGTLIVVSHDRYFLERVTDQVHALMGDGTLAHLPGGVTEYLDRRQAQRAPSAVQTEQAAPSAAAQSRQAKKDLARVERQIQKLTAREAELHEQLAGSASDYQRAAELDQTLRAVRAGREEAEERWLELAELAG encoded by the coding sequence ATGGCGGCAGTGGCTGCGAACCTGATCAACCTGGAGACCGTGCGCAAGGCGTACGGCGAGCGCGTGCTCCTCGACGGGGTCTCGCTCGGCGTCGCGGCCGGCGAGCGGATCGGCGTGGTCGGCCCCAACGGTGCCGGCAAGACGACGCTGGTGTCCGTGCTCGCCGGGGCGGAGCCGCCGGACACCGGGCGGGTCACGCACGTGCGCGGCCTCCGCATCGGGGTGCTCGAGCAGCGCGACGCCACGCCGACCGGGGACGTGCGGACGGCCGTCGTCGGTGACGCGCGGGAGCACGAGTGGGCGTCCGACCCGCGGATCCGGGCGATCCTCGACGGGCTCGGGCTGGCCAACGTGGGACTTGACGCGCCGCTCGCCAAGCTGTCAGGCGGTGAGCGCCGCCGGGTCGCGCTCGCTGCGGTGCTCGTCCGCGAGCTGGACGTCGTCGTGCTCGACGAGCCCACCAACCACCTCGACGTGGAAGCGGTGGCGTGGCTCGCCGAGCACCTACGCAACCGCCGCTCCGCGCTCGTCGTCGTGACACACGACCGCTGGTTCCTCGACGCTGTGTGTCAGCAGACCTGGGAGGTCGCCGACGGGCGCGTGCACGCGTACGACGGCGGGTATGCGGCGTACGTGCTCGCGCGGGCGGAGCGCGACCGGATCGCCGCGGCCACCGAGGAGCGCCGGCGCAACCTCGTCCGCAAGGAGCTCGCCTGGCTGCGGCGCGGCCCGCAGGCACGCACGAGCAAGCCGAAGTTCCGGGTGGAGGCGGCGAACGAGCTGATCGCCGACGAGCCGCCGCCGCGCGACAGCGTCGAGCTCACCAAGTTCGCGTCCGCGCGGCTGGGCAAGACCGTCTACGAGCTGCACGACGTCACGCTGTGCGTGGGTGAAGAGCCCACCAGCACGCTGGTCGTCGACCGCCTCACCTGGCACGTCGGACCGGGTGACCGGATCGGCCTGGTCGGGGTGAACGGGGCCGGCAAGACGTCGCTGCTTCGGCTGCTCGCGGAACAGCTTGGCCCCACGGCCGGCAAGCTGGTCGTCGGCCGCACCGTGCAACGCGGCTACCTCTCCCAGGACGTGGAGGAGCTGGCCGGCGACCAGCGGGTGGTCGAGGCGGTGGAACGGATCCGGCGGGTCATCCAGGTGGGCAAGCGGGAGCTCACCGCCAGCCAGGTCTGCGAGATGCTCGGCTTCCGCGACGGCCGGCAGTGGACGCCGGTCGGGGAGCTGTCCGGCGGCGAGCGCAGGCGGCTGCAGCTGGTGCGCCTGTTGATGGCCGAGCCGAACGTGCTGCTCCTCGACGAGCCCACCAACGACCTCGACATCGACACGCTGACCGCGGTCGAGGACCTGCTGGACGGCTGGCCGGGCACGCTGATCGTGGTCAGCCACGACAGGTACTTCCTGGAGCGGGTCACCGACCAGGTGCACGCGCTGATGGGCGACGGCACGCTTGCACACCTGCCTGGCGGTGTCACGGAGTACCTCGACCGTCGGCAGGCACAGCGTGCGCCGTCCGCAGTGCAAACAGAGCAGGCGGCGCCGAGTGCGGCCGCGCAGAGCAGGCAGGCGAAGAAGGACCTGGCGAGGGTCGAGCGGCAGATCCAGAAGCTGACCGCCCGTGAGGCGGAGCTGCACGAGCAGCTCGCGGGCAGCGCTTCCGACTACCAGCGCGCAGCGGAGCTCGACCAGACGTTACGCGCCGTCCGGGCCGGGCGCGAGGAGGCCGAGGAGCGCTGGCTCGAGCTGGCCGAACTGGCGGGCTGA
- a CDS encoding tetratricopeptide repeat protein — MEFLLLGAIEVIVDGRPVELGRRRERCLLAVLLLDAGKPVPSERLIELLWDEPPADPRKALQIHASRLRRALPAGVQLTSAAGGYVVQVDRDAVGVHRFTALVERARRCPEPAERAELLRDALHLWRGPVLPELTTLGSRPIRARLEEMRVDALEQRVEADLAAGHHHELLPELAALRAEHPGRDRLARARLLALYRAGRKAEALQEYEDAARQLVDEVGLDPGPQLRDLHTAILRDDPDLAVSHTAAPAPPPIRPAELPADLPSFTARQAELAEIVAACTSARGYSVVALDGMAGSGKTALAVHAAHRLCDDFPDGQLHLDLHGFTAGVEPVTAADALERLLSSLGVTGARLPAGVAERAALYRSVLADRRVLVLLDNAASADQVLPLLPGTPSCGTIVTSRQRLADIDQAKHVSLTQLSHAEAGTLFTRVCTEERLAAEPDDRLDQVVEHCGRLPLALRIAAARLHSRPAWSVGHLLDRLRDEHRRLAELRVGERSVAGAFHLSYRQLEPDQQRLFRLAGLVPGTDFDTGAAAALLGSSVAEVGPLLDDLLDMHLLEQQTPDRYQFHDLLRGYAADCARAEEPEAQRRAAVTRLLDWYLHAANAANERLDPGRRQVSVLEPAQQVAQPTFTGLDDAAAWYTAENQNLVAAVHHAAAAGWHVHAWQLAHCTHYYHYLRSHIGDWVTTHHAALAAARHLGDTFAEAETLTHLSAAYGRSGRAQAAIECLEQALPLYRDLGDRFGEAAATNNLGAAYMFTGQRDESRRCFELALELRQSLGDERGEAITRNNLGKCFIHLGRADEALLQLRHALRQHRQLGRTRSAASTLVNLGVVYVQLGYYDRALACAEEARATTEQIGDHDDLADTHNLLGVLATRRGEHGTARDHHARALALSRQIGQPSLEADALNGLGEAHHAAGDATAAVAHHEQALALADRLGDAMLVGRARHGLGRVLLADGAPELAEPHLTAALAAYTRMRAPEATQVRDDLAATVETAVG, encoded by the coding sequence ATGGAGTTCCTGCTGCTCGGTGCGATCGAGGTGATCGTCGACGGCCGACCGGTCGAGCTGGGCCGGCGCAGGGAACGGTGCCTGCTCGCGGTGCTGCTGCTCGACGCGGGCAAGCCGGTGCCGAGCGAGCGGCTGATCGAGCTGCTCTGGGACGAGCCGCCTGCGGACCCGCGCAAGGCACTGCAGATCCACGCGTCCCGGCTGCGGCGCGCGCTGCCCGCCGGCGTACAGCTGACCAGCGCGGCGGGCGGGTACGTCGTCCAGGTCGACCGCGACGCGGTGGGCGTACACCGGTTCACCGCGCTGGTGGAGCGCGCCCGGCGCTGCCCGGAGCCGGCCGAGCGTGCCGAGCTGCTGCGCGACGCGCTGCACCTGTGGCGGGGGCCGGTGCTGCCTGAGCTGACCACCCTCGGCAGCCGACCGATCCGCGCCCGGTTGGAGGAGATGCGCGTCGACGCGCTGGAGCAGCGGGTCGAAGCCGACCTCGCCGCCGGCCACCACCACGAACTGTTGCCCGAGCTCGCCGCGCTGCGCGCCGAACACCCCGGCAGGGACCGGCTCGCACGCGCCCGCCTGCTCGCGCTGTACCGGGCGGGCCGCAAGGCGGAGGCGCTGCAGGAGTACGAGGACGCGGCGCGCCAGCTGGTGGACGAGGTCGGCCTCGACCCCGGCCCGCAGCTGCGCGACCTGCACACGGCGATCCTGCGCGACGACCCCGACCTGGCGGTGTCGCACACTGCGGCACCGGCGCCGCCACCGATCCGGCCCGCCGAGCTGCCCGCGGACCTGCCGTCGTTCACCGCCAGGCAGGCCGAGCTCGCCGAGATCGTCGCGGCGTGCACGAGCGCGCGCGGCTACTCCGTCGTCGCCCTCGACGGCATGGCCGGCAGCGGGAAGACGGCCCTCGCAGTACACGCGGCACACCGGCTCTGCGACGACTTCCCCGACGGCCAGCTGCACCTCGACCTGCACGGCTTCACCGCTGGCGTGGAACCGGTGACCGCCGCCGACGCGCTGGAGCGGCTGCTGAGCTCGCTGGGCGTCACCGGCGCGCGGCTGCCCGCGGGTGTCGCGGAGCGCGCCGCGCTGTACCGCAGCGTGCTCGCCGACCGCCGCGTCCTCGTACTGCTCGACAACGCGGCGTCCGCCGACCAGGTGCTGCCGCTGCTGCCGGGCACGCCGAGCTGCGGCACGATCGTCACCAGCAGGCAGCGGCTCGCCGACATCGACCAGGCGAAGCACGTCTCGCTCACCCAGCTGTCGCACGCCGAGGCCGGCACGTTGTTCACCAGGGTCTGCACCGAGGAACGGCTCGCGGCGGAGCCCGACGACCGGCTCGACCAGGTCGTCGAGCACTGCGGCCGGCTGCCGCTCGCACTGCGCATCGCCGCGGCGCGGCTGCACTCCAGGCCGGCCTGGTCGGTCGGCCACCTGCTCGACCGGCTGCGCGACGAGCACCGCAGGCTGGCCGAGCTGCGCGTCGGCGAGCGCAGCGTCGCGGGCGCGTTCCACCTCTCGTACCGGCAGCTCGAACCCGACCAGCAGCGGCTGTTCCGGCTCGCCGGGCTGGTGCCTGGCACGGACTTCGACACTGGCGCGGCGGCGGCACTCCTCGGCAGCAGCGTGGCCGAGGTCGGCCCGCTGCTCGACGACCTGCTCGACATGCACCTGCTCGAGCAACAGACACCCGACAGGTACCAGTTCCACGACCTGCTCCGCGGGTACGCGGCCGACTGCGCCCGCGCGGAGGAGCCGGAGGCACAGCGGCGGGCGGCGGTGACCAGATTGCTCGACTGGTACCTGCACGCGGCGAACGCGGCCAACGAACGGCTCGACCCCGGCCGCCGGCAGGTGTCCGTACTCGAACCGGCACAGCAGGTGGCGCAGCCGACGTTCACCGGGCTCGACGACGCCGCCGCCTGGTACACCGCAGAGAACCAGAACCTGGTCGCCGCGGTGCACCACGCGGCCGCCGCCGGGTGGCACGTGCATGCCTGGCAGCTCGCGCACTGCACGCACTACTACCACTACCTGCGCAGCCACATCGGCGACTGGGTCACCACCCACCACGCGGCGCTGGCGGCCGCGCGCCACCTCGGCGACACGTTCGCCGAAGCCGAGACGCTGACCCACCTCAGCGCCGCCTACGGGCGCTCGGGACGCGCGCAGGCTGCTATCGAGTGCCTCGAACAGGCGCTGCCGCTCTACCGCGACCTCGGCGACCGGTTCGGCGAGGCGGCCGCGACGAACAACCTCGGTGCCGCGTACATGTTCACCGGCCAGCGGGACGAGAGCCGGCGCTGTTTCGAGCTGGCACTCGAGCTGCGCCAGTCCCTCGGCGACGAACGCGGGGAGGCCATCACCCGCAACAACCTCGGCAAGTGCTTCATCCATCTGGGCCGTGCCGACGAGGCGCTGCTCCAGCTGCGGCACGCGCTCAGGCAGCACCGGCAGCTCGGCCGCACCAGGAGCGCGGCGAGCACGCTGGTCAACCTCGGCGTCGTCTACGTCCAGCTGGGGTACTACGACCGTGCCCTCGCGTGCGCCGAGGAGGCCCGCGCCACCACCGAGCAGATCGGTGACCACGACGACCTGGCCGACACGCACAACCTGCTCGGCGTGCTCGCCACCCGGCGCGGAGAGCACGGCACGGCACGGGACCACCACGCCCGTGCGCTCGCCCTCAGCCGCCAGATCGGGCAGCCGTCCCTGGAGGCGGACGCACTCAACGGGCTCGGCGAGGCGCACCATGCCGCCGGCGACGCGACGGCCGCGGTGGCGCACCACGAGCAGGCGCTGGCCCTGGCCGACCGGCTCGGCGACGCAATGCTCGTCGGCCGGGCCAGGCACGGCCTCGGCCGCGTCCTGCTCGCCGACGGCGCTCCCGAGCTGGCCGAGCCGCACCTCACCGCCGCGCTGGCCGCGTACACCCGGATGCGGGCCCCCGAAGCCACCCAGGTGCGCGACGACCTGGCCGCGACCGTCGAGACCGCCGTCGGCTGA
- a CDS encoding EamA family transporter, which yields MAIALALVCACAYGSSDFLAGVISRRAHYAWVGLFAQGTAAVLVLVAALLVGGDLSASAVGWGALSGVGGGVGSVALYRGFARGQMSVAGPISGAGSAAIPAAAGLLLGERPSAVTLVGVALALPAVWLIASAGDFRSGQLVEGSVDGLLAGGGFGLLFLALSRADADSGLWPTVFGQLVALLAIAVFLAVAVRGATAGLRSRATVLGAAAAGTLGGLATVAFLLASRQGLLVVVSVLAALYPGVTVLLARVLLRERSTRRQLAGLVLAAVAVTVITVG from the coding sequence ATCGCTATCGCGCTGGCGTTGGTGTGCGCGTGCGCGTACGGCTCGTCGGACTTCCTGGCCGGGGTGATCTCGCGCCGTGCGCACTACGCCTGGGTCGGGCTGTTCGCGCAGGGCACCGCCGCCGTCCTCGTGCTCGTCGCGGCGCTGCTCGTCGGCGGTGACCTGTCTGCGTCGGCGGTCGGCTGGGGTGCGTTGAGCGGCGTCGGTGGCGGCGTCGGCTCGGTTGCGCTGTACCGCGGGTTCGCCCGCGGTCAGATGAGCGTCGCCGGGCCGATCTCCGGTGCGGGGTCGGCCGCCATACCCGCGGCCGCCGGGCTGCTGCTCGGCGAACGGCCGTCCGCCGTGACGCTCGTCGGCGTCGCGCTCGCCCTGCCTGCGGTCTGGCTGATCGCCAGCGCGGGCGACTTCCGCAGCGGCCAGCTGGTCGAGGGCTCGGTCGACGGCCTGCTCGCCGGCGGCGGCTTCGGCCTGCTGTTCCTCGCCCTCTCCCGCGCGGACGCCGACAGCGGGCTGTGGCCGACGGTGTTCGGTCAGCTCGTCGCACTGCTCGCGATCGCGGTGTTCCTCGCGGTCGCGGTGCGCGGTGCCACGGCCGGCCTACGCAGCCGCGCCACCGTCCTCGGTGCGGCCGCCGCCGGCACGCTCGGTGGGCTGGCCACGGTCGCGTTCCTGCTCGCGTCCAGGCAGGGGCTGCTCGTGGTGGTGTCGGTGCTCGCGGCGCTGTACCCGGGCGTCACGGTGCTGCTCGCGCGCGTCCTGTTGCGGGAACGCAGCACCCGCAGGCAGCTGGCCGGGCTCGTGCTTGCCGCGGTCGCCGTCACGGTGATCACCGTGGGCTAG